One Candidatus Methylomirabilota bacterium DNA window includes the following coding sequences:
- a CDS encoding fumarylacetoacetate hydrolase family protein, protein MRLVVYDDSRLGLLRDETVVDVSDLVGAGGAGWPPVFLLHAIAGFDRLRPRLEEALERRRGVPLERVRLGAPVVCPSKVIAAPVNYRLHIEEMRPLVKGDLHAIERYGVFLKAPSSVVGPGATIELPFPDRRTDHEVELGVVIGRTARDVPAAAAMDYVFGYTGVMDITVRGDEDRSTRKSFDTFTPVGPALVTVDEIPDPHALRLQLWVNGERRQNGHTGDMIWKIPKLIEYASHVMTLYPGDLFSTGTPDGVGPLRPGDEVTIDIERIGRMSVRVELRKR, encoded by the coding sequence ATGCGACTCGTCGTCTACGACGACAGCCGGCTCGGGCTCCTCCGCGACGAGACCGTCGTGGACGTGAGCGATCTGGTCGGCGCCGGTGGAGCCGGGTGGCCGCCGGTGTTCCTCCTGCACGCCATCGCCGGATTCGACCGGCTCCGGCCCCGGCTCGAGGAGGCGCTCGAGCGCCGCCGCGGCGTGCCGCTCGAGCGGGTGCGGCTCGGCGCCCCGGTCGTCTGCCCGAGCAAGGTGATCGCGGCGCCGGTGAACTACCGGCTCCACATCGAGGAGATGCGACCGCTGGTCAAGGGCGACCTGCACGCCATCGAACGCTACGGCGTCTTCCTGAAGGCGCCCTCGTCGGTGGTCGGTCCCGGCGCCACCATCGAGCTGCCGTTCCCCGACCGCCGAACGGATCACGAGGTGGAGCTGGGCGTCGTGATCGGGCGAACGGCCCGCGACGTGCCGGCGGCGGCCGCCATGGACTACGTCTTCGGGTACACGGGCGTGATGGACATCACCGTGCGCGGCGACGAGGACCGCTCGACTCGCAAGTCCTTCGACACCTTCACGCCGGTGGGACCCGCGCTGGTGACGGTCGACGAGATCCCCGATCCCCACGCCCTCCGGCTCCAGCTCTGGGTCAACGGCGAGCGGCGCCAGAACGGCCACACGGGGGACATGATCTGGAAGATCCCGAAGCTCATCGAGTACGCCTCGCACGTGATGACGCTGTACCCCGGCGACCTCTTCTCCACCGGCACCCCCGACGGCGTGGGCCCCCTCAGGCCGGGCGACGAGGTCACCATCGACATCGAGCGCATCGGCAGGATGTCGGTGAGGGTCGAGCTGCGAAAACGCTGA
- a CDS encoding ABC transporter permease subunit yields MAAAGASRDAARWIARPRRSPVAIPGLLILGAALGWELIGRTGLFVPDLFPSWAAIGRAFWLHVSTPVLLPHLAASLYEVGGGVVIGAVLGIPVGLAVGSRPALIAVAEPLILYLAVIPKIIVLPVFILFLGIGVHSKLAVGALAAFFPISLLTMAGMREVKPVYLAVARGVGATRWKITTRVYLPAVTAYIVGGLRIGLGAAVTGALLAETKLAQAGLGFLAISYYGQFRIAEMYSLFLVIFLIAAAINGALSCLLGRLTPHRRVSAEPGLFF; encoded by the coding sequence GTGGCCGCGGCCGGCGCGAGCCGCGACGCCGCTCGGTGGATCGCGCGACCACGGCGAAGCCCGGTGGCGATCCCGGGCCTGCTGATCCTGGGGGCGGCCCTCGGCTGGGAGCTGATCGGCCGGACGGGTCTCTTCGTGCCGGACCTCTTCCCCTCCTGGGCGGCGATCGGCCGCGCCTTCTGGCTCCACGTGAGCACTCCGGTCCTCCTTCCCCACCTGGCCGCCAGCCTCTACGAAGTGGGGGGAGGCGTGGTCATCGGCGCCGTCCTGGGCATACCCGTCGGCCTGGCCGTCGGGAGCCGGCCCGCCCTCATCGCCGTGGCCGAGCCGTTGATCCTCTACCTGGCGGTGATCCCCAAGATCATCGTCCTGCCGGTCTTCATCCTCTTCCTGGGGATCGGAGTCCACTCGAAGCTCGCGGTGGGGGCGCTGGCGGCCTTCTTTCCCATTTCGCTCCTGACGATGGCCGGCATGCGCGAAGTGAAGCCGGTCTACCTCGCGGTCGCCCGCGGGGTCGGCGCGACGCGGTGGAAGATCACCACCCGGGTCTATCTGCCGGCGGTGACGGCGTACATCGTGGGGGGGCTGCGGATCGGTCTGGGGGCCGCGGTGACCGGCGCGCTGCTGGCGGAGACGAAGCTCGCCCAGGCCGGGCTGGGGTTCCTGGCCATCAGCTATTACGGCCAGTTCAGGATCGCCGAGATGTACTCGCTGTTCCTCGTGATCTTCTTGATCGCCGCCGCGATCAACGGGGCTCTGAGCTGTCTCCTCGGCCGCCTGACCCCTCACCGGCGCGTGTCCGCGGAACCAGGACTCTTCTTCTGA
- a CDS encoding ABC transporter permease subunit, with product MPCARLIRRLRGEGARLSIARLAIVLGGLLLVEGVVRSRWIDPFFLAAPSQALQILWREVVSGRVSTMILVTLYEIAAALLAATVAGLLAGFFLWKHQALGRSTELLLGALFASPVILTYPIFLVLFGRTSAAIITLSAVFGFIPIAINTKGAFEHISPVLLRVGRSLSLSSRQTFRHIVIPAAAPTVFSGCRLGLTYILKSVIGLEYVVQVGGLGMWISDSAYRFDIGQVYAGLAGAVVLSVGFLYVINRAEGWVRR from the coding sequence ATGCCCTGCGCGCGGTTGATCCGACGGCTGCGTGGCGAAGGCGCCCGGCTCTCGATCGCGCGGTTGGCAATCGTCCTGGGCGGCCTGCTTCTCGTCGAGGGCGTCGTCCGGAGCCGGTGGATCGATCCGTTCTTCCTGGCCGCCCCGTCCCAGGCGCTTCAGATTCTCTGGCGCGAGGTCGTGAGTGGGCGCGTGTCGACGATGATCCTGGTCACCCTCTACGAGATCGCCGCCGCTCTGCTGGCCGCGACGGTCGCCGGTCTCCTGGCCGGCTTTTTCCTGTGGAAGCATCAGGCGCTGGGGCGGAGCACCGAGCTCCTGCTGGGCGCGCTCTTCGCCTCGCCGGTGATCCTCACCTATCCGATCTTTCTCGTCCTCTTCGGGCGGACGAGCGCCGCGATCATCACGCTCTCGGCCGTGTTCGGCTTCATCCCGATCGCCATCAATACCAAGGGCGCGTTCGAGCACATCAGCCCGGTCCTGCTCCGGGTCGGACGCAGCCTGAGCCTCTCGTCCCGGCAGACCTTCCGCCACATCGTGATCCCGGCGGCCGCGCCGACGGTCTTCAGCGGATGCCGGCTGGGCCTGACCTACATCCTGAAGTCGGTCATCGGGCTCGAGTACGTCGTGCAGGTGGGTGGTCTGGGGATGTGGATCTCCGATTCCGCCTACCGGTTCGACATCGGGCAGGTCTACGCGGGACTGGCGGGAGCCGTTGTCCTGTCGGTCGGGTTCCTGTACGTGATCAACCGGGCCGAAGGGTGGGTGCGGAGGTAG
- the pcaC gene encoding 4-carboxymuconolactone decarboxylase, producing the protein MDERERHAQGMTVRRAVLGDRHVERALARRSELTEEFQDLITRYAWGEIWTRPGLPRPTRSLLTLAMLVALNRSDELRLHLRAAFNNGVTRDQIKEVLLQAAIYCGVPAANSAFHLAQEVFAELDHDPR; encoded by the coding sequence ATGGACGAACGTGAACGCCATGCGCAGGGCATGACCGTCCGCCGGGCGGTGCTCGGCGACCGGCACGTCGAGCGCGCGCTGGCCCGGCGAAGCGAGCTCACCGAGGAGTTCCAGGATCTGATCACGCGCTACGCATGGGGCGAGATCTGGACCAGGCCCGGCTTGCCACGGCCGACCCGCAGCCTCCTCACCCTCGCGATGCTGGTGGCGCTCAACCGGAGCGACGAGTTACGGCTCCACCTGCGGGCGGCGTTCAACAACGGCGTGACCCGTGACCAGATCAAGGAGGTGCTGCTGCAGGCCGCCATCTACTGTGGCGTGCCGGCGGCGAACTCCGCGTTTCATCTCGCCCAGGAGGTGTTCGCCGAGCTCGATCACGACCCGCGCTGA
- a CDS encoding 3-carboxy-cis,cis-muconate cycloisomerase: MTSAPLRLLDPLFAPEAMRVVFSDHVRLQRMLDFEAALARAEARVGVIPPSAAPAIEAKCRAELFDMDALARATALAGSPAIPMVKQLTALVAEGEPDAMRFVHWGATSQDAIDTGLVLQLRDALDLIEADLAQLARALAQLTRDHRLTPVVGRTWLQHALPITFGLETAGWLDATNRHRARLREIRPRALTLQFGGAVGTLAALGSRGLDVAAALAEDLGLALPDLPWHSHRDRVAEVGTTLGLLVGTLGKIARDVSLHMQTDVAEVFEPAAEGRGGSSTMPHKRNPVGSVASLAAAIRVPALVSVMLTGMVQEYERGAGGWQAEWETLPELVTLTAGALRHMLDVVSGLEVDAARMRQNLETTRGQILAEAVAMALGASLGRLAAHRLVGEACHRASEEGRHLRDVLAEDARVRAQLAPADLDRLFDPVNYVGVVAALIDRTIAASRPGR; the protein is encoded by the coding sequence CTGACCTCGGCGCCCCTCCGCCTGCTGGACCCGCTGTTCGCCCCGGAGGCGATGCGGGTCGTCTTTTCGGACCACGTCCGCCTGCAGCGCATGCTCGACTTCGAAGCCGCGCTGGCCCGGGCGGAAGCGCGTGTCGGCGTGATTCCGCCATCGGCCGCCCCCGCGATCGAGGCCAAGTGCCGCGCCGAGCTGTTCGACATGGATGCCCTGGCACGGGCCACCGCGCTGGCAGGCAGTCCGGCCATTCCGATGGTGAAGCAGCTCACGGCGCTGGTGGCCGAGGGCGAGCCGGACGCCATGCGATTCGTCCACTGGGGCGCGACCAGCCAGGACGCCATCGACACCGGGCTGGTGCTTCAGCTGCGAGACGCGCTCGACCTGATCGAGGCCGATCTGGCCCAGCTCGCCAGGGCCCTCGCCCAGCTCACCAGGGACCACCGGCTGACGCCCGTCGTCGGCCGCACCTGGCTGCAGCACGCGCTCCCGATCACCTTTGGACTGGAGACGGCGGGCTGGCTCGACGCGACCAACCGGCACCGCGCGCGGCTCCGGGAGATCCGTCCTCGCGCGCTGACGCTCCAGTTCGGCGGCGCGGTCGGGACGCTGGCCGCCCTCGGGTCTCGGGGTCTGGACGTCGCCGCCGCGCTGGCGGAGGACCTCGGGCTCGCATTGCCCGATCTCCCGTGGCACTCCCACCGTGATCGGGTGGCGGAAGTGGGGACCACGCTGGGGCTGCTCGTCGGCACGCTGGGGAAGATCGCGCGCGACGTGTCGCTTCACATGCAGACCGACGTCGCCGAGGTCTTCGAGCCGGCCGCCGAAGGGCGTGGCGGATCGTCGACCATGCCGCACAAGCGCAATCCCGTCGGCTCGGTGGCCAGCCTGGCGGCGGCGATCCGGGTGCCGGCCCTGGTGTCGGTCATGCTCACCGGCATGGTTCAGGAATACGAGCGAGGCGCCGGGGGCTGGCAGGCGGAGTGGGAGACCCTGCCGGAGCTGGTGACCCTCACCGCGGGGGCATTGCGCCACATGCTGGACGTGGTCTCGGGGCTTGAGGTCGATGCCGCGCGGATGCGCCAGAACCTCGAGACGACCCGGGGTCAGATCCTGGCCGAGGCGGTGGCCATGGCGCTCGGCGCCAGCCTGGGGCGGCTGGCGGCGCACCGACTGGTCGGGGAAGCCTGCCACCGGGCGAGCGAAGAGGGGCGGCACCTGCGCGACGTCCTCGCGGAGGATGCGCGAGTGCGGGCGCAGCTGGCGCCCGCCGATCTCGACCGCCTGTTCGATCCGGTCAACTACGTCGGCGTGGTGGCGGCCCTGATCGATCGGACGATCGCCGCCAGCCGGCCCGGCCGGTAA
- the pcaG gene encoding protocatechuate 3,4-dioxygenase subunit alpha gives MSLRATGSQTVGPYFHLGFSWLYVDKLAGPGMSGERVTIEGRVLDGDGKPVGDAMIEIWQADAHGRYAHPGDEHDKPLEPGFKGFGRVATDENGVFRLATIKPGRAPGPGGQPQAPHVVVSVFMRGLLKHLVTRIYFPDEPSNADDPVLNLVEPPRRSTLIAKTVAGSEGLLEWNVILQGEGETVFFDV, from the coding sequence ATGAGCCTGCGCGCGACCGGGTCTCAAACGGTAGGGCCCTATTTCCACCTGGGCTTCAGCTGGCTCTACGTCGACAAGCTGGCCGGTCCCGGCATGAGCGGGGAGCGCGTCACGATCGAGGGTCGCGTCCTCGACGGAGACGGCAAGCCGGTCGGGGATGCGATGATCGAGATCTGGCAGGCGGACGCCCATGGCCGATACGCCCACCCGGGGGACGAACACGACAAGCCTCTGGAGCCGGGGTTCAAGGGATTCGGACGGGTGGCGACCGACGAGAACGGCGTGTTCCGCCTGGCGACCATCAAGCCGGGCCGGGCGCCGGGCCCCGGCGGCCAACCGCAGGCGCCGCACGTCGTGGTGTCGGTGTTCATGCGCGGGCTGCTCAAGCATCTCGTCACGCGGATCTACTTTCCAGACGAGCCGAGCAACGCCGACGACCCGGTTCTGAATCTGGTCGAGCCGCCCCGGCGCTCGACGCTGATCGCGAAGACGGTCGCCGGCAGCGAGGGCCTACTCGAGTGGAACGTCATCCTGCAGGGCGAGGGCGAGACCGTCTTCTTCGACGTCTAG
- a CDS encoding LLM class flavin-dependent oxidoreductase: MKFGIDYFPDAQPDRVSGQQYFADVLDLAEYADGLGYDSVKIVEHYFTSYGGYSPDPCLFLAACSQRARRLRMVTGAVLPVFNHPLKLAGQLTMLDAISGGRLDVGIARAFLPYEFDAFGISMEESRARFEEGIEALLRLWTEENVTFEGKFHRFRNVTSLPRPTQQPHPPIWIAAVVSPESFAWTGQRGYNMMVVPYLGEHHELAEKLDLYRQNYREHGHEPHRGPGEVMMVLHLYVAPTRQAAREECRPYMEQYLRNFKASARSWTGRQSGQYKQYSALEQMLDEITYERVLAETRALIGDPDDVARQLTYIRDTFGEVYPSFQINFGMMEQAKARRSIELFARHVMPHFR; this comes from the coding sequence ATGAAGTTCGGGATCGACTACTTCCCCGACGCCCAGCCCGACCGAGTGTCCGGCCAGCAGTACTTCGCCGACGTCCTCGATCTGGCGGAGTACGCCGACGGGCTCGGGTACGACAGCGTGAAGATCGTCGAGCACTACTTCACCTCCTACGGCGGCTACAGCCCGGACCCGTGCCTGTTCCTGGCCGCCTGCAGCCAGCGGGCGCGGCGCCTGCGGATGGTCACCGGCGCCGTGCTGCCGGTGTTCAATCATCCCCTGAAGCTCGCCGGTCAGCTCACCATGCTGGACGCCATCAGCGGCGGCCGGCTCGACGTCGGCATCGCGCGCGCCTTCCTCCCCTACGAGTTCGACGCCTTCGGGATCTCGATGGAGGAGAGCCGGGCGCGCTTCGAAGAGGGGATCGAGGCGCTCCTCCGCTTGTGGACGGAGGAGAACGTCACCTTCGAGGGAAAGTTCCACCGATTCAGGAACGTCACGTCGCTCCCGCGACCGACCCAGCAGCCTCACCCCCCGATCTGGATCGCCGCCGTGGTCAGCCCCGAGTCGTTCGCGTGGACGGGCCAGCGCGGCTACAACATGATGGTCGTCCCCTACCTCGGCGAGCACCACGAGCTGGCCGAGAAGCTCGACCTCTACCGCCAGAACTACCGCGAGCACGGACACGAGCCACACCGGGGGCCGGGCGAGGTCATGATGGTGCTCCACCTCTACGTGGCGCCGACTCGCCAGGCGGCGCGCGAGGAGTGCCGGCCCTACATGGAGCAGTACCTCCGGAACTTCAAGGCGTCGGCCCGGTCCTGGACGGGGCGGCAGTCGGGGCAGTACAAGCAGTACTCCGCGCTGGAGCAGATGCTGGACGAGATCACCTACGAGCGGGTGCTGGCCGAGACCCGGGCGTTGATCGGCGACCCGGACGACGTGGCGCGACAGCTCACCTACATCCGCGACACCTTCGGCGAGGTCTACCCGAGCTTCCAGATCAACTTCGGGATGATGGAGCAGGCCAAGGCGCGCCGGAGCATCGAGCTGTTCGCCCGGCACGTCATGCCCCACTTCCGCTGA
- a CDS encoding ABC transporter ATP-binding protein yields MLVVEGVSKTFGSSDDDARPVRALSEISLEVAEGEFVSIIGPSGCGKSTLLGIAGGLVRSDAGEVHVDGQRVGGPQAAIGVVFQEESTFPWRTALGNVAFGLEMRGVPRAEREQKALDMIRLVGLSDFADRYPAELSGGMKQRVAIARALVMEPKILLMDEPFGALDEQTRIILGEELLRLQERLRQTVLFVTHNINEAVQLSDRVVVMTARPGRIKETVAIELPRPRDSTIIASDRFGKLVGRIWGTLRTESLKGFHETERSFTEGGRR; encoded by the coding sequence ATGCTCGTCGTCGAGGGCGTCAGCAAGACCTTCGGCTCTTCCGACGACGACGCGCGTCCGGTGCGGGCGCTCTCGGAGATCTCCCTGGAAGTCGCGGAGGGAGAGTTCGTCTCCATCATCGGCCCCTCGGGCTGCGGCAAGTCCACGCTCCTCGGCATCGCGGGAGGGCTGGTCCGGAGTGACGCGGGCGAAGTGCACGTCGACGGGCAGCGGGTTGGGGGGCCCCAGGCGGCCATCGGCGTCGTGTTCCAGGAGGAATCCACGTTCCCCTGGCGCACCGCGCTCGGCAACGTGGCGTTCGGCCTCGAGATGAGAGGCGTGCCGAGAGCCGAGCGGGAGCAGAAGGCCCTCGACATGATCCGGCTGGTCGGGCTGTCCGACTTCGCCGATCGATACCCCGCCGAGCTCTCGGGCGGGATGAAGCAGCGGGTCGCCATCGCCCGCGCGCTGGTGATGGAGCCGAAGATCCTGCTGATGGACGAGCCGTTCGGTGCGCTCGACGAGCAGACGCGCATCATCCTGGGCGAAGAGCTGCTCCGACTCCAGGAGCGGCTTCGCCAGACGGTGCTCTTCGTAACCCACAACATCAACGAGGCCGTCCAGCTCTCGGACCGCGTGGTGGTGATGACGGCGCGGCCGGGACGGATCAAGGAGACCGTCGCCATCGAGTTGCCGCGGCCTCGAGATTCGACGATCATCGCCTCGGACCGCTTCGGCAAGCTGGTCGGGCGCATCTGGGGCACCCTGAGGACGGAGTCCCTGAAGGGATTCCACGAGACGGAGCGCTCCTTCACGGAGGGGGGTCGACGATGA
- a CDS encoding ABC transporter substrate-binding protein produces MTRSGWAAEVLVVALLAVLPWRLAAAETKLVVASPHAVLFDTGLIFAVAKEKGFFKEVGLDVETVIVAGGGENVQAVVSGSVQIAIGTGTLAVMSAFQKGAPVRIISAEMTGADDLYWYSMATTPYRRMEDIAGKRIAFSNPGSSSHQAVLAVVDQLKARGLPGPYPVALGRMPDIFTAIKTGQAEAGFAAVPLFMDRLEKGEIQIVFKGQEIEKLREVTVRVNFARRDWAERNPETVRAFLRAYGKTMDYMFANRAETARIWIQHGKLDISEATAVKAIDFYPRASVALKPIKGIPATVEDAIKFKFLTQPLGQAELDKLIDLRYVP; encoded by the coding sequence ATGACGAGATCCGGATGGGCGGCCGAGGTGCTGGTGGTCGCGCTCCTGGCGGTCCTCCCGTGGCGTCTGGCCGCCGCCGAGACGAAGCTGGTGGTGGCGTCCCCGCACGCCGTGCTCTTCGATACGGGTCTCATCTTCGCGGTGGCGAAGGAGAAGGGGTTCTTCAAGGAGGTCGGGCTCGACGTCGAGACCGTGATCGTGGCCGGGGGCGGCGAGAACGTCCAGGCGGTCGTCTCCGGCAGCGTCCAGATCGCGATCGGCACCGGGACGCTCGCGGTCATGAGCGCCTTCCAGAAAGGCGCGCCGGTCCGGATCATCTCCGCCGAGATGACCGGGGCCGATGACCTGTACTGGTACTCGATGGCCACCACCCCCTATCGAAGGATGGAAGACATCGCCGGTAAGCGCATCGCGTTCAGTAACCCGGGCTCCTCGAGCCACCAGGCCGTGCTGGCGGTCGTCGATCAGCTCAAGGCCAGGGGACTCCCGGGGCCGTACCCCGTGGCGCTCGGCCGGATGCCCGACATCTTCACGGCCATCAAGACCGGCCAGGCCGAAGCGGGATTCGCCGCCGTTCCGCTGTTCATGGATCGGCTCGAAAAGGGAGAGATCCAGATCGTCTTCAAGGGACAGGAGATCGAGAAGCTCCGGGAGGTGACGGTCCGGGTCAATTTTGCCCGCCGCGACTGGGCGGAGCGGAACCCCGAAACGGTGCGCGCCTTCCTGAGGGCATACGGCAAGACCATGGACTACATGTTCGCGAACCGTGCGGAGACGGCGAGAATCTGGATCCAGCACGGCAAGCTCGACATCTCGGAGGCGACCGCCGTGAAGGCCATCGACTTCTATCCCCGCGCGTCGGTTGCGCTGAAGCCCATCAAGGGGATCCCCGCCACCGTGGAGGACGCCATCAAGTTCAAATTCCTCACCCAGCCCCTCGGCCAGGCCGAGCTGGACAAGCTGATCGATCTCCGGTATGTCCCGTAG
- the pcaH gene encoding protocatechuate 3,4-dioxygenase subunit beta, with protein sequence MAEITGYRRPHWGTQPSYLHPTYGSSQRRSPTKPLVVLPHTLSEVTGPLFGHDDVGPNDNDLTRQHAGDPIGERMILTGRVLDENSRPVPFTLIELWQSNAAGRYRHKVDQHEAPLDPNFTGGGRTLTDADGRYRFVTIKPGAYPWRNHHNAWRPAHIHLSLFGPSFLTRLVTQMYFPGDPLLPFDPIFNAIPDPIARDRLIAAFDWENTTPEHALGYRFDIVLRGRDATPMER encoded by the coding sequence ATGGCAGAAATCACGGGCTACCGACGGCCTCATTGGGGTACCCAGCCCAGCTACCTCCACCCCACCTACGGATCCAGTCAACGGCGGTCGCCGACCAAGCCGCTGGTCGTGCTGCCGCACACGCTATCCGAGGTGACCGGGCCGCTGTTCGGACACGACGACGTCGGCCCCAACGACAACGACCTGACCCGGCAGCACGCCGGCGACCCGATCGGCGAGCGCATGATCCTGACCGGACGCGTGCTCGACGAGAACAGCCGGCCGGTGCCCTTTACGCTGATCGAGCTCTGGCAATCGAACGCCGCCGGCCGGTATCGGCACAAGGTCGACCAGCACGAGGCGCCGCTGGATCCCAATTTCACCGGGGGCGGCCGCACGCTCACCGACGCCGACGGGCGCTACCGGTTCGTCACGATCAAGCCAGGGGCGTATCCCTGGCGGAACCACCACAACGCCTGGCGGCCCGCGCACATTCACCTCTCGCTGTTCGGCCCGTCCTTTCTGACCCGGCTCGTCACCCAGATGTACTTTCCGGGTGATCCTCTGCTCCCGTTCGACCCGATCTTCAACGCCATCCCCGACCCGATCGCCCGCGATCGCCTGATCGCGGCGTTCGACTGGGAGAACACGACTCCCGAACATGCGCTCGGCTACCGGTTCGACATCGTCCTCCGGGGTCGGGACGCCACGCCGATGGAGAGGTGA
- a CDS encoding cupin domain-containing protein, producing MESRPTATPTPTAEAQAFHKELERNHLVALWTVTRNLLPKEPKSRCLPHLWRWDTVLPLVKQGAELTPLSRAAERRVLGFINPGLPDRYGATHTLWAGFQYVLPGEVAPAHRHSPAAIRFVIEGEGAFTTVEGDKCVMARGDLVLTPPWTWHDHGNESADPMLWLDGLDLPMVGELEGQFYEPFVADVQPVGKPVGDSERRYGVGQLRPTWERWTGPHSPLLNYKWARTEEALRRLATVDASAFDDVAMEYINPHTGGPLMPTLACWIQLIRPGARTRAHRHTGSAVYLVFEGRGESVIDGQRFDWRKGDLFVVPTWAWHEHASAGGEAILFSVQDTPIMQALGLYREQAYPEHDGHQPVTRVFEG from the coding sequence ATGGAGAGCCGTCCGACCGCGACCCCCACGCCGACCGCGGAGGCGCAGGCCTTCCACAAGGAGCTGGAGCGGAACCACCTGGTGGCGCTCTGGACCGTGACCCGGAACCTCCTGCCCAAGGAGCCGAAGAGCCGGTGCCTGCCGCATCTGTGGCGCTGGGATACCGTGCTGCCCCTGGTCAAGCAGGGAGCGGAGCTCACCCCCCTGAGCCGGGCGGCCGAGCGGCGGGTCCTGGGCTTCATCAATCCCGGGCTGCCCGACCGGTACGGCGCGACCCACACGCTGTGGGCCGGGTTCCAGTACGTGCTGCCCGGTGAGGTGGCGCCGGCGCACCGGCACTCTCCGGCGGCGATCCGGTTCGTCATCGAGGGTGAGGGCGCCTTCACGACCGTGGAGGGCGACAAGTGCGTGATGGCGCGGGGGGACCTCGTCCTGACGCCGCCCTGGACGTGGCACGACCACGGCAACGAGTCCGCCGACCCCATGCTCTGGCTCGACGGCCTCGACCTGCCCATGGTCGGGGAGCTCGAGGGGCAGTTCTACGAGCCGTTCGTCGCCGACGTCCAGCCGGTCGGGAAGCCGGTCGGGGACTCCGAGCGCCGGTACGGCGTCGGCCAGCTCCGCCCGACCTGGGAGCGATGGACCGGTCCCCACTCGCCGCTCCTCAACTACAAGTGGGCCCGGACCGAGGAAGCCCTCCGCCGCCTGGCGACCGTCGACGCGAGCGCCTTCGACGACGTGGCGATGGAGTACATCAACCCGCACACCGGCGGCCCCCTCATGCCGACCCTCGCGTGCTGGATCCAGCTCATCCGTCCCGGCGCCCGGACCCGTGCCCACCGGCACACCGGCAGCGCCGTCTACCTGGTCTTCGAGGGCCGCGGCGAAAGCGTGATCGACGGCCAGCGCTTCGACTGGCGGAAGGGCGACCTCTTCGTGGTGCCGACCTGGGCCTGGCACGAGCACGCCAGCGCCGGCGGCGAGGCGATTCTCTTCTCGGTCCAGGACACGCCGATCATGCAGGCCCTCGGGCTCTATCGGGAGCAGGCCTACCCGGAGCACGACGGGCACCAGCCGGTCACGCGCGTGTTCGAAGGCTGA
- a CDS encoding class II aldolase/adducin family protein → MAVDPQSIEELVAANRILADQGVLDGYGHVSVRQAGDAQRYLLARSRAPELVTTDDVLEFDLDSNPLEGGREQRLYLERFIHGEIYRARPDVGAVVHHHSPSVIPFAASTISLRALYHMSAFLGEGVPVFEIRQAGGMTDMLVRTPELARALARVVGTHGAALMRGHGAVVTGTSLPHAVGRAIYMELNARLQAQAIALGGDVTYLAGEEARQAEATIGSFERAWELWKRRVAAR, encoded by the coding sequence ATGGCCGTCGACCCGCAGTCGATCGAGGAGCTGGTGGCCGCGAACCGGATCCTGGCCGACCAGGGAGTGCTCGACGGATACGGTCACGTGAGCGTTCGGCAGGCCGGGGACGCCCAGCGCTATCTCCTCGCGCGCTCCCGGGCGCCGGAGCTGGTGACCACCGACGACGTGCTCGAGTTCGACCTCGACAGCAACCCTCTGGAGGGCGGGCGGGAACAGCGCCTGTACCTCGAACGGTTCATCCACGGTGAGATCTACCGGGCCCGGCCGGACGTCGGCGCCGTCGTCCACCACCACTCGCCGTCGGTCATCCCGTTCGCGGCCAGCACGATCTCCCTGCGCGCGCTCTATCACATGAGCGCGTTCCTGGGCGAGGGGGTGCCGGTCTTCGAGATCCGCCAGGCCGGCGGGATGACGGACATGCTCGTCCGGACTCCGGAGCTCGCCCGCGCGCTCGCCCGGGTCGTCGGGACCCATGGCGCCGCCCTCATGCGGGGCCACGGCGCGGTGGTGACCGGGACCTCGCTGCCCCACGCCGTGGGCCGCGCCATCTACATGGAGCTGAACGCCCGGCTTCAGGCCCAGGCGATCGCGTTGGGCGGCGACGTGACGTACCTGGCCGGGGAGGAGGCGCGGCAGGCCGAGGCGACGATCGGGTCCTTCGAGCGTGCGTGGGAGCTCTGGAAGCGGAGGGTGGCGGCGCGGTGA